Proteins from a single region of Noviherbaspirillum saxi:
- a CDS encoding xanthine dehydrogenase family protein molybdopterin-binding subunit: MNAPSEHETGIGASVRRKEDYRFVTGSGKYTDDVQIPGQTYAYFLRSPHAHATIRSIDTSAARSAPGVIAVLTGDDLAADKVGGVPCGWLITDVNGQPMKEPPHPALAQGKVRHVGDQVALIVAATYLQAKDAAELIEVDYDALPAVADARDALKSGAPVVHDIAHDNKCYTWALGDKAAVDATFARAHHVTRIELINNRLVPNAIEPRAALAQYNRGDDSYTLYVANQNPHVERLLLTAFVLGLPEHKMRVIAPDVGGGFGSKIFLYAEDVVLAWASKKLNRPVKWTAERSESFLTDAHGRDHATVAEMAVGADGKFLAMRVHTVANLGAYLSTFSTSVPTILYATLLAGQYSTPHIYAEIDGVFTNTTPVDAYRGAGRPEAAYVVERLVSTVAREMNIDDVELRRRNFITSFPYQTPVALQYDIGDFNACLDGAVELADVAGFPARREEAKRRGKLRGLGFSTYIEACGLAPSNIAGALGARAGLYEVGEIRVHPTGSVTVFTGSHSHGQGHETTFAQIVSARLGIPFEQVDIVHGDTGRVPFGMGTYGSRSLAVGGSAIVKALDKIEAKGKRIAAHLLEASASDIEFKDGKFTIIGTDRSVPFAQIALAAYVPHNYPLDKLEPGLNETAFYDPTNFTFPAGAHICEVEVDPETGAVEVAAMTAVDDFGNIINPMIVEGQVHGGLAQGIGQALLENCVYDKSTAQLLSGSYMDYAMPRAEDLPNFKVGSRVTPCTHNPLGAKGCGEAGAIGSPPAVINAVINALSPLGVTHLDMPASPERVWNAIQSARQSAQPSANPAP; the protein is encoded by the coding sequence ATGAATGCCCCTTCTGAACATGAAACCGGCATTGGCGCCTCGGTGCGCCGCAAGGAAGATTATCGTTTCGTCACCGGCAGCGGCAAGTACACCGATGACGTCCAGATCCCCGGCCAGACCTATGCTTATTTTCTGCGTTCTCCGCACGCGCATGCAACGATCAGATCGATCGACACCAGCGCGGCGCGAAGCGCCCCCGGCGTTATCGCTGTCCTGACCGGGGATGACCTCGCGGCTGACAAGGTCGGCGGCGTGCCCTGCGGCTGGTTGATCACGGACGTGAATGGCCAGCCGATGAAGGAGCCGCCGCATCCGGCCCTCGCGCAGGGAAAGGTACGCCATGTTGGCGACCAGGTGGCGCTCATCGTGGCGGCAACCTATTTGCAGGCGAAGGACGCGGCCGAACTCATCGAGGTGGACTATGACGCACTGCCGGCAGTTGCCGATGCGCGCGACGCGCTGAAATCTGGCGCTCCGGTCGTGCACGACATCGCGCATGATAACAAGTGCTATACCTGGGCACTGGGCGACAAGGCTGCGGTAGATGCGACATTCGCGCGGGCGCATCATGTTACCCGTATAGAACTGATCAACAACCGGCTGGTTCCAAACGCAATCGAGCCGCGCGCAGCACTGGCGCAGTACAACCGTGGCGACGACAGCTACACGCTGTATGTCGCCAACCAGAATCCGCATGTCGAGCGGCTGTTGCTCACGGCCTTCGTGCTTGGGCTGCCGGAGCACAAAATGCGTGTCATCGCGCCCGATGTCGGCGGAGGCTTTGGCTCGAAGATATTTTTGTATGCGGAAGATGTCGTGCTGGCCTGGGCATCGAAAAAGCTTAACCGCCCGGTGAAGTGGACCGCCGAACGTTCCGAATCGTTCCTGACGGACGCACACGGCAGGGACCACGCGACGGTGGCCGAAATGGCAGTCGGCGCAGACGGGAAATTCCTGGCCATGCGGGTACACACCGTCGCCAATCTCGGCGCATACCTGTCTACGTTCTCGACCTCGGTTCCGACCATCTTGTATGCGACGCTTCTGGCGGGGCAATACAGCACGCCGCACATTTATGCCGAAATAGATGGCGTATTCACCAACACCACGCCGGTGGATGCTTATCGCGGCGCCGGGCGGCCGGAGGCAGCCTACGTGGTCGAACGGCTAGTATCGACGGTAGCCCGCGAGATGAACATCGATGATGTGGAACTGCGGCGGCGCAACTTCATCACAAGCTTTCCGTACCAGACGCCGGTGGCGCTCCAGTACGACATCGGCGACTTCAATGCTTGCCTGGACGGCGCGGTCGAACTGGCCGACGTCGCCGGTTTCCCGGCACGCCGCGAGGAAGCCAAGCGGCGCGGCAAATTGCGCGGCCTGGGATTTTCTACCTATATCGAAGCCTGCGGGCTGGCGCCGTCGAACATCGCCGGTGCGCTGGGCGCACGGGCGGGACTATACGAGGTCGGTGAAATCCGGGTGCATCCCACCGGCAGCGTCACTGTGTTCACCGGGTCGCACAGCCATGGACAGGGGCATGAGACGACATTCGCGCAGATTGTCTCTGCCCGGCTCGGCATCCCGTTCGAGCAGGTCGATATCGTGCACGGGGACACCGGACGTGTTCCGTTCGGGATGGGTACCTATGGCTCGCGTTCGCTGGCGGTGGGAGGCTCGGCAATCGTCAAGGCGCTCGACAAGATCGAGGCCAAGGGCAAGCGGATTGCCGCACACCTGCTGGAAGCGTCGGCCAGCGATATCGAATTCAAGGATGGCAAATTCACCATCATCGGCACCGATCGCAGCGTGCCCTTCGCGCAGATTGCGCTGGCTGCCTATGTGCCGCACAACTATCCGCTGGACAAGCTGGAGCCGGGATTGAACGAAACCGCATTCTACGATCCGACGAATTTCACCTTTCCTGCGGGTGCCCATATTTGCGAAGTCGAAGTCGATCCGGAAACCGGCGCCGTTGAAGTGGCCGCCATGACCGCCGTGGACGATTTCGGCAATATCATCAATCCGATGATTGTCGAAGGCCAGGTACATGGCGGTTTGGCCCAAGGCATTGGACAGGCGTTGCTGGAGAACTGCGTCTACGACAAGAGTACCGCGCAGTTGCTGTCGGGCAGCTACATGGATTATGCGATGCCGCGCGCCGAGGATCTGCCCAACTTCAAGGTCGGCAGCCGGGTGACACCTTGTACGCATAATCCGCTCGGCGCCAAGGGCTGCGGCGAAGCAGGTGCGATCGGTTCGCCGCCCGCCGTCATCAATGCGGTGATCAATGCGCTTTCACCGTTGGGAGTGACGCATCTGGACATGCCTGCGTCGCCGGAACGGGTATGGAATGCCATTCAATCCGCCAGGCAGTCCGCGCAACCGTCAGCCAACCCAGCCCCGTGA
- a CDS encoding FAD binding domain-containing protein, whose product MYAFELHQPKSVSEAVALLANPDSQPLAGGQSLVAAMKLRLAAPKSLVDLGGIAELRGIRREDSALVIGAGTSHAEIAASDEVRQAIPALAYLAGEIGDVQVRNLGTLGGSLANNDPAACHPAAALALNATIRTNGRTIAADDFFTGMYETALEPGEIITEVQFPVPDKAAYIKFLNPASRFALVGVFVSRSDDGHVRVAVTGCAGCAFRATDLEKALEADFNPDAAKAVRVAADGLSSDLHASAAYRAHLIPVLAGRAVAEALK is encoded by the coding sequence ATGTATGCATTCGAGCTGCATCAACCCAAGAGCGTGAGCGAAGCCGTCGCTTTGCTTGCCAACCCGGACAGCCAGCCATTGGCCGGCGGGCAGAGTCTGGTCGCGGCGATGAAACTGCGGCTGGCTGCGCCGAAGAGCCTGGTAGACCTGGGCGGAATCGCCGAACTGCGCGGCATCCGGCGCGAAGACAGCGCGCTGGTGATCGGTGCGGGAACCAGCCATGCCGAAATCGCCGCATCCGACGAAGTCCGGCAGGCAATCCCCGCGCTGGCCTACCTTGCCGGCGAAATCGGCGACGTCCAGGTGCGCAATCTCGGCACGCTGGGCGGATCGCTGGCCAACAACGATCCTGCTGCCTGCCATCCGGCCGCAGCGCTGGCGCTGAACGCGACCATCCGGACCAACGGGCGGACCATCGCGGCCGACGACTTTTTCACGGGCATGTATGAAACCGCGCTGGAGCCTGGCGAAATCATTACTGAGGTCCAATTTCCTGTTCCCGACAAGGCGGCCTACATCAAGTTCCTGAATCCGGCCTCGCGCTTTGCACTGGTGGGCGTATTCGTCAGCCGGAGCGACGATGGCCATGTGCGGGTGGCGGTGACCGGATGCGCCGGATGCGCTTTCCGTGCTACAGATCTGGAAAAGGCGCTTGAAGCGGATTTCAACCCGGACGCCGCCAAAGCGGTACGGGTAGCGGCCGACGGACTAAGTTCAGACTTGCATGCCAGTGCGGCTTATCGCGCACACTTGATCCCGGTTCTGGCCGGGCGCGCCGTTGCCGAGGCATTGAAATGA
- a CDS encoding AAA family ATPase, which yields MPIACPPASVDQVAQLLASQQYIAERHLSTTLYLAMTMGRPLFLEGEAGVGKTEVAKALAGGLNRRLVRLQCYEGLDVANAVYEWNYPRQMIEIRLAEATGETSKDQLAADIFTDRFLIKRPLLQALESTDRGPPVLLIDELDRADEPFEAYLLEVLAEYQITIPELGTIRAEQPPLVVITSNRTREIHDAVKRRCFYHWVDYPDKERELQIVRCRVPQAADTLSRDVVAFIARLRDMELYKAPGVAETLDWAASLAALDKTTLDPEAVQATLGVVLKYEDDIARMNAGKIDQLIDDVRVDVAGMR from the coding sequence ATGCCGATAGCCTGTCCTCCCGCTTCCGTCGATCAGGTGGCACAACTACTGGCGTCTCAGCAATATATCGCCGAGCGCCATCTGTCCACCACGCTTTATCTCGCAATGACCATGGGCCGGCCGCTGTTCCTGGAGGGCGAAGCGGGAGTCGGCAAAACCGAAGTCGCCAAGGCACTGGCGGGTGGGCTCAATCGCAGGCTGGTGCGCTTGCAATGCTATGAGGGGCTGGACGTCGCCAACGCGGTCTATGAGTGGAACTATCCGCGCCAGATGATCGAAATCCGGCTTGCCGAAGCGACCGGGGAAACCTCAAAAGACCAGTTGGCGGCGGATATTTTCACCGACCGCTTCCTGATCAAGCGCCCGTTATTGCAGGCGCTGGAAAGCACGGACCGTGGCCCTCCGGTCCTGCTGATCGACGAACTCGACCGTGCCGATGAGCCTTTCGAAGCCTATCTGCTGGAAGTGCTGGCCGAATACCAGATCACTATCCCGGAACTCGGCACCATTCGCGCAGAACAACCCCCGTTGGTCGTCATCACCTCGAACCGCACGCGTGAAATCCATGACGCCGTCAAGCGGCGTTGCTTCTACCACTGGGTGGACTACCCGGACAAGGAGCGGGAATTGCAAATCGTTCGCTGCCGGGTGCCGCAGGCCGCTGACACGCTGAGCCGCGACGTGGTCGCGTTCATCGCCCGACTGCGCGACATGGAACTGTACAAGGCCCCCGGCGTGGCGGAAACCCTCGATTGGGCAGCGTCGCTTGCTGCCCTTGACAAGACCACGCTCGATCCGGAAGCGGTGCAGGCAACGCTGGGCGTAGTGCTGAAATACGAAGATGATATCGCCAGGATGAATGCCGGCAAGATCGACCAGTTGATTGACGATGTCCGGGTAGACGTTGCGGGGATGCGATGA
- the tssA gene encoding type VI secretion system protein TssA — MNPDHQAELEVLLAPITENEPCGPAMRYDPAFTEIRLAREEDDPSLPMGQWERPLKRADWVFIEDRCKGMLANRSKDLQLAVWLLESWTRQHGFEGLLRGLHLVDELLRQHWTAVHPVIDEDNDCDARIAPLVWLNESMSMTLKVHVPLLNVAGRKPPKVSFADWERLTARELSGQDHATDKTSGVDSSDLPLIREDVISYAHQHLYYELQTRIDLVRRCLICLSSLTSFVDTQLGMDSPNLARLHGTLTSIERVFTQLIPVKNEPAVMEELPVPHGVNMSSATAGEMIMAPPVTLSHWQSRHEAYVTLEAIADYLAVVEPHSPTPYLLRRAVNWGRMPLPELMAEIIREEGDLNRLMNVLGLRE, encoded by the coding sequence ATGAATCCTGACCATCAGGCAGAGCTGGAAGTGTTGCTGGCGCCGATCACAGAAAATGAACCCTGTGGTCCGGCCATGCGGTATGACCCGGCATTTACCGAAATCCGTCTCGCACGCGAGGAAGACGATCCCAGTTTGCCAATGGGACAATGGGAGCGGCCGCTCAAGCGGGCCGACTGGGTGTTTATCGAAGATCGATGCAAGGGCATGCTTGCCAACCGGTCCAAGGATCTGCAACTTGCAGTCTGGCTGCTGGAGTCATGGACACGCCAGCATGGATTTGAAGGCTTGCTCCGCGGATTGCATCTGGTCGATGAGTTGCTGCGGCAGCATTGGACCGCAGTGCACCCGGTGATTGATGAAGACAATGACTGCGATGCGCGGATTGCGCCGCTGGTGTGGCTCAATGAGTCGATGTCCATGACACTGAAGGTGCACGTCCCGCTCCTGAACGTGGCCGGTCGCAAACCACCGAAGGTGAGCTTCGCCGACTGGGAGCGCCTGACCGCAAGAGAACTATCCGGGCAGGATCATGCGACCGACAAGACGTCAGGCGTGGACTCCAGCGACTTGCCGCTCATACGTGAAGACGTCATCTCCTATGCGCATCAGCATTTGTATTATGAGCTTCAGACCAGGATTGACCTGGTTCGCCGTTGCCTTATCTGCCTGAGTTCCCTGACATCGTTTGTCGATACACAACTAGGGATGGATTCGCCGAACCTGGCCAGATTGCATGGGACGCTCACTTCGATCGAGCGCGTGTTCACACAATTGATACCCGTTAAAAACGAGCCGGCGGTAATGGAAGAACTTCCTGTCCCCCACGGCGTTAATATGTCCAGCGCAACCGCAGGAGAAATGATCATGGCACCGCCTGTCACCCTTTCACACTGGCAAAGCCGCCATGAAGCGTATGTTACGTTGGAGGCGATTGCAGATTATCTGGCCGTCGTGGAACCTCATAGTCCGACGCCTTATTTACTGCGCCGCGCAGTGAACTGGGGAAGAATGCCGCTGCCTGAACTGATGGCCGAGATCATCAGGGAGGAAGGAGACCTTAACCGACTCATGAATGTGCTCGGCTTGCGGGAATAG
- a CDS encoding formyltransferase family protein, with product MSSFQPQRKVRVAVFGSFYRGFHVLSEMLKGPLARQVEVVGVATDDVSSTFVSRERRVWSYPHTKTEEVMVEQLAVAHHIPLYKGRVKTEEFYDIYENEWCPDVCISATFGQRISSRLFLYPEMGFYNLHPCIDDGWPSHYAGPNPFHALLENKSDHAVIAMHEVDDGFDTGRLIAISEKIYFPPDASVIDLHKSSSPLAAKFFAQELGKLLALCEIDYAME from the coding sequence ATGTCATCCTTCCAGCCGCAGCGTAAAGTTCGTGTCGCCGTATTCGGTAGCTTTTACCGGGGATTTCATGTACTGAGCGAAATGCTCAAAGGACCTCTTGCCAGGCAGGTAGAGGTGGTAGGTGTAGCGACGGATGATGTCTCCTCAACTTTCGTGAGCCGTGAGCGCCGTGTCTGGAGCTATCCACATACGAAGACCGAAGAAGTCATGGTGGAACAGCTCGCCGTGGCGCATCATATTCCCCTATACAAAGGGCGAGTAAAGACCGAAGAGTTTTACGATATATACGAAAATGAATGGTGTCCGGACGTTTGTATCTCCGCCACATTCGGCCAACGTATCAGTTCGCGCCTGTTCCTGTATCCAGAGATGGGTTTTTATAATCTCCATCCTTGCATTGATGATGGCTGGCCATCTCATTACGCCGGACCTAATCCGTTTCATGCCTTGCTGGAGAATAAATCCGATCACGCGGTGATTGCGATGCACGAGGTCGATGATGGATTTGATACCGGCAGATTGATCGCAATATCAGAAAAAATTTACTTCCCCCCGGACGCTTCCGTTATCGACTTGCATAAGTCGTCCTCACCGTTGGCAGCAAAATTTTTCGCGCAGGAACTGGGTAAGTTACTTGCATTGTGCGAGATCGACTATGCAATGGAATAA
- a CDS encoding (2Fe-2S)-binding protein — MKVSMTVNGIPANAEIDPRTLLVQFLRENLSLTGTHVGCDTSQCGACTVIVNGNAVKSCSALAAQFQDAQVTTIEGIAGPGGELHPMQAAFKECHGLQCGFCTTGMIMCAIDIAKHHPNASEREIREQLKGNMCRCTGYHNIVKAVQAGAANMSGG, encoded by the coding sequence ATCAAGGTATCCATGACCGTCAATGGAATCCCGGCGAACGCGGAAATAGATCCGCGCACGCTGTTGGTTCAGTTTCTTCGCGAAAACCTTTCATTGACCGGCACGCATGTCGGATGCGACACCAGCCAGTGCGGTGCCTGCACGGTGATCGTCAATGGCAACGCCGTCAAGTCATGCTCGGCTCTGGCAGCGCAGTTTCAGGACGCGCAGGTGACAACGATCGAAGGAATCGCCGGTCCTGGCGGTGAACTGCACCCCATGCAGGCAGCGTTCAAGGAATGCCACGGCTTGCAATGCGGCTTCTGCACTACCGGCATGATCATGTGCGCCATCGATATTGCCAAGCATCATCCCAATGCGTCCGAGCGTGAAATCCGTGAGCAACTCAAGGGCAACATGTGCCGCTGCACCGGTTATCACAACATCGTCAAGGCGGTGCAGGCAGGCGCCGCCAACATGAGCGGAGGCTGA
- a CDS encoding vWA domain-containing protein gives MSVAAPSQDKGLLAENVVHFARVLRRAGLAIGPAKVIDALRALQAVGVERRDDFYYALSTVLVDRRDQQFIFDQAFELYWRDPSRIRLQLQQIQDLLGGVRSPKPDTPKLAPRIAQAMLPRAPRAVSVPDDLPPDLRLDASMTMSRVEVLRNKDFAAMTAEEQAEAKKMIASVRMPLPEIASRRSRPLLQGAQVDLRSTLRHMIRTMDGCVELRHRTSRMQPVKLVILCDISGSMENYTRMLLHFIHALANSRRRVHTLLFGTRLSNITYLLRDRDVDVALGQVSRQVVDWAGGTRIGACLAEFNQHWARRLLGQGTVVLLITDGLDSGDAQSVGAQMERLSLSCRRLIWLNPLLRFEGFEARPAGIRAMLPHVDLFLPVHNLTSLSRLGAALDEASFRRSQSTRRSPHSSGEHYGNV, from the coding sequence ATGAGCGTGGCGGCGCCAAGCCAGGACAAGGGGCTGCTGGCGGAGAACGTCGTGCATTTCGCGCGGGTGCTGCGCAGGGCCGGATTGGCGATCGGGCCGGCCAAGGTGATCGATGCCTTGCGCGCCCTGCAGGCCGTCGGCGTGGAGCGGCGCGACGACTTCTACTACGCGCTGTCGACGGTGCTGGTCGACCGGCGAGACCAGCAATTCATCTTCGATCAGGCGTTCGAACTGTACTGGCGCGATCCGTCGCGCATTCGGCTGCAGTTGCAGCAGATCCAGGATTTGCTGGGCGGTGTACGCTCGCCCAAACCGGATACGCCGAAGCTTGCGCCGCGTATCGCACAGGCGATGCTGCCGCGAGCGCCGCGTGCGGTATCGGTGCCAGATGACTTGCCCCCGGACCTGAGGCTCGACGCGTCGATGACGATGTCGCGCGTCGAAGTTCTCCGTAACAAGGATTTCGCAGCGATGACTGCGGAGGAGCAAGCCGAGGCGAAAAAAATGATTGCTTCAGTACGCATGCCATTGCCTGAAATCGCCAGCCGCCGGTCACGCCCGCTCTTGCAAGGAGCGCAGGTCGATTTGCGCAGCACCCTGCGGCATATGATCAGAACAATGGATGGCTGCGTCGAATTGCGACATCGCACGTCGCGCATGCAGCCTGTCAAGCTAGTGATCTTGTGCGATATATCCGGCTCGATGGAAAACTATACGCGCATGCTTCTGCATTTCATCCACGCTTTAGCCAATAGCCGTCGCCGCGTGCATACCTTACTTTTCGGCACGCGCCTGTCCAACATTACCTATTTGCTGCGGGACCGCGACGTCGATGTCGCACTCGGTCAGGTGTCGCGCCAGGTGGTGGACTGGGCCGGCGGCACGAGGATTGGTGCTTGTCTGGCAGAGTTCAACCAGCACTGGGCGCGCAGGCTGCTCGGCCAGGGAACGGTCGTACTGCTGATCACCGATGGCCTCGACAGCGGCGATGCCCAAAGCGTAGGCGCTCAAATGGAAAGGCTCAGCCTCTCGTGCCGGCGCCTGATCTGGCTTAATCCGCTGTTGCGCTTTGAAGGTTTTGAAGCCAGGCCGGCCGGAATCCGCGCCATGCTGCCGCACGTCGACCTGTTCCTGCCTGTGCATAATCTGACGAGCCTGAGTCGCCTCGGCGCGGCGCTGGATGAGGCAAGCTTTCGGCGCTCACAGTCAACTCGACGATCACCTCATTCGTCAGGAGAACACTATGGAAATGTCTAG
- a CDS encoding XdhC family protein, whose translation MDSIDMEVLKSCEQWLAGGHRCELITVIKTWGSSPRPEGAMLAMCDDGRVVGSVSGGCIEDDLIDRVRKQGLTRLRPEIVTYGISADEAHRFGLPCGGTIQLAMEPLSTGSLITELLQRLSAHELVARRLDLRTGQVTLGTARAGMALQVSASTLTTLHGPRWRLLIIGAGQLSRFLAQIAVGMDYHVTVCDPREEYRTGWQVEGVELVHGMPDDVVIDMRLDVRCAVLALTHDPKLDDLALMEALKSDAFYVGAIGSRANNAKRRERLKLFDVNDAQLAKLHGPVGIYIGSKTPPEIAVSILAEMTAAKNGVALPTEIQVGNAKNVKNSQPENSSCTNN comes from the coding sequence ATGGATAGCATCGATATGGAAGTTCTGAAAAGCTGCGAGCAATGGCTGGCTGGCGGCCACCGCTGCGAATTGATCACCGTGATAAAGACATGGGGTTCCAGTCCACGGCCGGAAGGCGCAATGCTCGCCATGTGCGACGACGGGCGCGTGGTCGGCTCCGTGTCCGGCGGATGCATCGAAGATGATCTGATCGACCGGGTTCGCAAACAGGGCCTCACACGCCTCCGCCCGGAGATCGTTACCTACGGCATCAGTGCCGATGAGGCACATCGCTTCGGCCTGCCGTGCGGCGGCACGATTCAGTTGGCCATGGAACCTCTGTCCACAGGCAGCCTCATTACCGAGTTGCTGCAACGTCTATCGGCACATGAACTGGTAGCGCGCCGGCTCGATCTGCGAACCGGCCAGGTCACGCTGGGAACGGCGCGCGCCGGCATGGCGCTCCAGGTGTCGGCCTCCACGCTCACTACGCTGCATGGCCCGCGCTGGCGCCTCCTGATCATTGGTGCAGGACAGTTGTCACGCTTTCTGGCGCAGATCGCGGTGGGCATGGACTATCACGTGACAGTATGCGATCCGCGCGAAGAGTATCGCACCGGCTGGCAGGTCGAGGGAGTGGAACTGGTGCACGGCATGCCGGACGATGTCGTGATCGATATGCGGCTCGACGTCCGATGCGCGGTGCTGGCGCTGACCCACGATCCCAAGCTCGACGATCTGGCCCTGATGGAAGCCCTGAAGTCAGATGCCTTCTATGTCGGAGCGATCGGCTCCCGCGCCAACAATGCGAAGCGGCGTGAACGGCTCAAGCTATTCGATGTGAACGATGCGCAGTTAGCCAAACTGCATGGCCCCGTTGGCATCTATATCGGCAGCAAGACGCCGCCCGAAATCGCGGTTTCCATTCTGGCGGAAATGACCGCAGCCAAGAATGGGGTTGCGCTGCCGACTGAAATACAAGTCGGCAATGCCAAAAACGTGAAAAATTCGCAACCGGAAAATTCAAGCTGCACAAACAACTGA